Genomic segment of Elusimicrobiota bacterium:
GGAGTCTCGGAGACATCAATGGGGATGGAAAAAAAGATCTCGTGGTGACGCCGGAGGGAGGCCCCAGTGGGAGTGTCGGAATTATTTATGGGTACCACCCATTGGATAACCCCGCCATTCACGTTCAAATCCCCATGGCCTTGCCTCAGGCCGTTCTTGAATTGTCCGTTGAAGGGGACCCCAAAGAAATGAACTTGTCCGGTGATTTTCTGGAAAATACGAACGGCAAATGGGTGCCTTTTCAACGGACGGTGCCGGTGACATTGACTCAAACTTCTGGAGAAAAGCATCTGAGGGTTTTATTTCGAAATTCCTTTGGGCGGACAAGTTCCTCAGCTGTCCAAAATGTTCTCGTTGAACCGGGTTTCCCGCGTTTGGAGGTCGTGCACAACGATTTTGAGCTTGGAGGCCCCAAGGTTCGGATCGATTGTCATCTTTTAACGTCGGCGCGGGTGAAAGCTTCCCTGTTTGATCAGGCCGGGGTGTTTTTGGGCCAAATGATGGACTCCACCTTGGCCCCGGGGGTATGGCCTATTGAGTGGGACGGAAAAAACTCCACGGGCCAGTCTGTGTCGCCCGGTGTCTATTACATGTCCATTGATATAGAGGGTCGGATTGAAAAGAAAAAAATCCTTTTGCGGCATTGAAATGAATCACATGAAAGGAACATCCGCACCCACGTTATTGTAAAATGGAATTGTTGTCTATTGATCAAAGGCCAAACCACGAGGTTCCATCGCCATGAATATTTCGAATCCATTAAACACCGAATCCCCAGATCCTTCCCTCTACCCGGGGGATCCCGCCCACGACGTTTTTCGAGGGGACAAGGGGTCGTTGGATGTTTTTTTTCGACCGAAATCCGTGGCGGTTGTGGGGGCGACGGAACACGCGGGGACTGTGGGGCGAACCCTTCTCTGGAACTTGATTTCTTCTTCTTTCGGCGGAACTGTTTATCCGGTCAATCCCAAGCGGCCGAGCGTTTTAGGAATTAAGGCCTATCCCCGGTTGTCGGCCATTCCGGACGCGGTGGATTTGGTGGTCATCGCCACTCCGGCTCCCTCCGTCCCCGACATCATTGCGGAATGCGTGTCCCTGGGGGTTCCCGGCGCGATCATTATTTCGGCGGGATTTAAAGAGAGCGGGGCCGAGGGCGCCGCCCTTGAGAAGCGCGTTCGAGAGATTGCTCGGGGAAAGATGCGTATTTTAGGGCCCAACTGTTTGGGTTTCATGTGTCCGCCCTCCGGTCTGAATGCCACTTTTGCCAAGGGGATCGCGGCGAAGGGGAATGTGGGTTTCTTAAGTCAATCGGGGGCCCTCTGTACCGCGGTTTTGGATTGGAGTTTCCGCGAGAAGATTGGGTTTTCCGCTTTTGTTTCCCTCGGCTCAATGTTGGACATCGGGTGGGGCGATCTTATCGACTATTTGGGCAACGATCCCAAAACGGAAAGCATTGTGATTTACATGGAGTCCGTGGGCGACGCGCGGTCCTTTATGTCGGCGGCGCGGGAAGTTTCCCTTTCCAAACCTATTATTGTGATTAAAGCCGGGCGCACCGACGCGGCCGCGAAAGCCGCGGTGAGCCACACCGGGTCTCTCGTTGGTCGTGACGATGTTTTGGACGCGGCGTTTGAGCGGTGTGGCGTGATTCGGGTGGACGCGATCTCTGATCTTTTTCAAATGGCGGGTGTGTTGGCCCGTCAACCGCGTCCCAAGGGGCCCCGTTTGACCATCGTGACCAACGCGGGTGGGCCCGGGGTTCTTGCGGCGGATTCCCTCATTGAAAACGGGGGACATTTGGCGAATCTCAGCCTGGAGACCATGAAGGAACTGAACAGTTTTCTTCCGGCTCCCTGGAGTCATGGAAACCCCGTGGACGTGTTGGGTGACGCCGACGCGGCCCGTTATGGCCACGCGTTTGAGGCGGCGGCCAAAGACCCCAATTCCGATGGGCTTTTGCTGATCCTCACGCCCCAAGACATGACCGATCCCACGGGGTCGGCCCAGCAGTTGGCTCTTAAAGCCGGTGCCATGAGGGGGAAACCGATTCTGGCCAGTTGGATGGGGGGGGAATCTGTGGAGGCGGGCCGTACCATTCTTGCGGGAGCCGGTGTCCCCGTGTTTAAATATCCCGACACCGCCGCCAAAATTTTCTGCACCATGCACTCCTATAATTCCAATCTGCAATCTCTCTACGAAACGCCCCACCTTTCTGTGGGGGGGGATGCGCCGGTGGATCGGAAAAGTGTGGATGAATTAATTCAGACCGCGCGGTCTTCCGGGCGAACCGTGATGACGGAAGATGAATCCAAGCGGCTTTTGGCCCTTTACGGTATTCCAACGGTTGAAACCAAACTGGCCACAACCGCGGACGAGGCGGTAAGGGAAGCCGACTCTCTGACGTATCCGATCGTTTTAAAACTCCATTCCAAGACCATCACCCACAAATCCGATGTGGGGGGAGTGTTCCTCAACTTGGGAGATGCGGCGGCTGTGCGCCGGGCTTTTGACGCGATTAAAAAGAATGTGGAGGCTTTAAAGGGGCCCGGTCATTTTGATGGGGTCACCGTTCAGCGGATGATCCGCTGGGATGGGTATGAAGTGATTTGCGGGGCGAGCCCAGATCCTCAATTTGGACCGATGCTCCTTTTTGGCACTGGGGGAAAATTGGTGGAAATTTACCAGGACAAGGCTCTGGGCCTTCCTCCCCTCACCAGCACATTGGCTCGACGGATGATGGCCAAAACGAAGATTTGGAAAGCCCTTCAAGGGGTGCGGGGGCAAAAAGTTTCCGATCTCGCGGCGTTGGAACGGGTGATGATTCGGTTCAGTTGGTTGGTTTTGGAACAAACCGCGGTGAAAGAAATCGATATCAATCCCTTGTTGGTTTCTCCCGAGGGTGTTATTGCCATGGACGCTCGCGTCGCTCTTTACACCCCGGAGGAGGAGAAGACCCGTGTTCGGTCCGCCATCCGGCCTTACCCATCGGTTTACGATAAACCGGCCGTGACCAAAGACGGGACGTCCGTTCGGTTTCGGCCCGTGCGGCCGGAAGACGAACCTCTTCTGGTGGAGTATCACGCTAAAGTCTCGGACCGAAGCGTGGTCAGTCGTTATATGCGGTCTTTCGAATTGAGTGAACGGGTGGCCCACGAACGGTTGCGCCGGGTGTGTTTCGTGGATTACGATCGGGAAATGGTGATCGTGGCGGAGCAACCGGGATCTAACGGAAAACCCGCCTGCCTCTGGGCGGTGGGCCGCCTTTCTCGGAGTTCTTCCACCCTGAATGCCCAGTGGTCCATGTTGGTGGCGGACCCTTACCAGCACCGTGGGGTGGGAACCGCGTTTTTAAAAAACATGGTGGACATTGCCCGGGCGGAGGGCGTTAAAACTCTCTGGGCCGAAATCCGGCAGGAAAATAAAGACATGCTTCATATTTCCCAGCGCTTGGGATTCCGTCACACGACCTGTACGGATGGGACGGTAAGAGTGACCCTATCCCTCTAATGGAAACCCGGCCGCGCCCCAAGCGGATCGTTGTTTTTTTATTGGTCCTTTTCTTTGGGGCGGCGGGAGGATTAGGGATTTTTACGTTTATCTACGCTAAGGGCTATTCCTACATGAGCAATGACCCAGCCGCCTGCGCCAATTGCCACGCCATGGATGGCCATCTGAGCGGTTGGGTTAAATCCACGCATCACGCGGTGGCCACGTGCAACGATTGCCATCTTCCGGAAGGGTTGGTGGGAAAGGCGTACACCAAAGGGTCCAATGGTTTTTGGCACAGTTTTTATTTTACCACGGGTCGTTACCCCGATCCGATTCGCATTAAACCTCACAATCGTGATGTGGTGGAAGCCAATTGTCGTCGGTGTCACGGGGATACCGTGGAGGCCATGGAGGGACCGCTGTTGTCCTCCCGTCAGCTGTCCTGTGTTCGGTGCCACGGCGAAGTCGGCCATTCCTAAGGAGAGACCCCATGAATGCAACGAAAGGTTGGAAGCTTTACGCGGGCGGATTGGTCTTGGCGGTCCTTTCAACCGCCGGGGTCACCGCTTTGTTGGTGGATATTTTCGAGAAGA
This window contains:
- a CDS encoding bifunctional acetate--CoA ligase family protein/GNAT family N-acetyltransferase, which encodes MNISNPLNTESPDPSLYPGDPAHDVFRGDKGSLDVFFRPKSVAVVGATEHAGTVGRTLLWNLISSSFGGTVYPVNPKRPSVLGIKAYPRLSAIPDAVDLVVIATPAPSVPDIIAECVSLGVPGAIIISAGFKESGAEGAALEKRVREIARGKMRILGPNCLGFMCPPSGLNATFAKGIAAKGNVGFLSQSGALCTAVLDWSFREKIGFSAFVSLGSMLDIGWGDLIDYLGNDPKTESIVIYMESVGDARSFMSAAREVSLSKPIIVIKAGRTDAAAKAAVSHTGSLVGRDDVLDAAFERCGVIRVDAISDLFQMAGVLARQPRPKGPRLTIVTNAGGPGVLAADSLIENGGHLANLSLETMKELNSFLPAPWSHGNPVDVLGDADAARYGHAFEAAAKDPNSDGLLLILTPQDMTDPTGSAQQLALKAGAMRGKPILASWMGGESVEAGRTILAGAGVPVFKYPDTAAKIFCTMHSYNSNLQSLYETPHLSVGGDAPVDRKSVDELIQTARSSGRTVMTEDESKRLLALYGIPTVETKLATTADEAVREADSLTYPIVLKLHSKTITHKSDVGGVFLNLGDAAAVRRAFDAIKKNVEALKGPGHFDGVTVQRMIRWDGYEVICGASPDPQFGPMLLFGTGGKLVEIYQDKALGLPPLTSTLARRMMAKTKIWKALQGVRGQKVSDLAALERVMIRFSWLVLEQTAVKEIDINPLLVSPEGVIAMDARVALYTPEEEKTRVRSAIRPYPSVYDKPAVTKDGTSVRFRPVRPEDEPLLVEYHAKVSDRSVVSRYMRSFELSERVAHERLRRVCFVDYDREMVIVAEQPGSNGKPACLWAVGRLSRSSSTLNAQWSMLVADPYQHRGVGTAFLKNMVDIARAEGVKTLWAEIRQENKDMLHISQRLGFRHTTCTDGTVRVTLSL
- the nrfH gene encoding cytochrome c nitrite reductase small subunit yields the protein METRPRPKRIVVFLLVLFFGAAGGLGIFTFIYAKGYSYMSNDPAACANCHAMDGHLSGWVKSTHHAVATCNDCHLPEGLVGKAYTKGSNGFWHSFYFTTGRYPDPIRIKPHNRDVVEANCRRCHGDTVEAMEGPLLSSRQLSCVRCHGEVGHS